In Flammeovirgaceae bacterium 311, one DNA window encodes the following:
- a CDS encoding hypothetical protein (COG0577 ABC-type antimicrobial peptide transport system, permease component), which produces MWQNYLKIALRNIKRHKGYTLLNVAGLAIGMAACLLIAFFIKNELSYDNYHQDVDRLYRVAIDIQASADNRVFAQTSGTLAPALKKDFSEVEAATRLWKQDNRLVKYGEEKAFYEDNFYLTDPEIFNVFTIPLISGNAQTALNRPATLLIAEETARKFFGAEDPIGKTLKIGERDYEVSGVMKSLPEKSHLKFNLVTSVTTLEQEEWYPDLMDNWFTTMFYTYIKVKERVEISAFEKKVATIANAYEGERLKEFGYTFRYFLQPVQDIHLHSNLRYEAEAPGNPINIYIFTVVAMLILLIASLNYVNLTTAQSANRAKEVGVRKVIGAAKSSLFVQFVFETIILTAIALLLALLIVLVSRPLFEAISGQTISLQQIFSFEFVAGLLGLTLILGIAAAVYPALFLSSYQPVKVLKGSLGMGSRGASLRKVLVVCQFSISLMLIVGTMMVYRQLNFMKDQQLGFEKEQMLVLPVRGASIEDNYQQIKNEFQSHSSIISATSSAFIPGEEMANFSTSLLGVADDKSQSMFYLFVDADFLKTYGIEMVAGRSLDGEIQSDAESGFLVNEKAVAAFGWANPEEAIGQKMSAGFGREGEIIGVYKDFHYRSLQAPIEPLVMAILPSQFSYISLKMKTSDIGSTMAFVEQKWKELYPQNPYEYAFLDEEFNKQYEADEKIGQTFMAFTGIAIFIACLGLFGLATFIAQQRTKEIGVRKVLGASVTSIVALLSKDFVKLILISFVIATPLSYLLISKWLENFASRISIGWTTFAIAGVTILLIALLTVSFQSLKAALANPVKNLRSE; this is translated from the coding sequence ATGTGGCAGAATTATCTGAAAATTGCCCTTAGAAATATTAAACGCCACAAAGGCTATACACTTCTGAATGTTGCAGGATTGGCCATAGGTATGGCTGCCTGTCTGCTGATCGCCTTTTTTATCAAAAATGAACTGAGCTACGATAACTATCATCAGGATGTTGATCGTCTCTACAGGGTAGCCATCGATATTCAGGCCAGTGCAGATAACAGGGTATTTGCACAAACTTCCGGAACGCTTGCACCTGCGCTGAAAAAAGATTTTTCTGAAGTGGAAGCTGCTACACGTCTCTGGAAGCAGGATAACAGGCTGGTGAAGTACGGCGAAGAAAAGGCTTTTTATGAAGATAATTTCTACCTGACAGATCCGGAGATTTTTAATGTATTCACAATCCCGCTGATCAGTGGAAATGCACAAACTGCACTAAACCGACCTGCAACCCTGCTGATTGCCGAAGAAACTGCCCGGAAATTCTTTGGCGCAGAAGATCCTATCGGTAAAACACTAAAGATCGGTGAGCGTGATTATGAGGTGAGCGGCGTGATGAAAAGCCTTCCTGAAAAGAGCCATTTAAAGTTTAACCTGGTAACTTCCGTAACCACCCTGGAGCAGGAAGAGTGGTATCCGGATTTAATGGATAACTGGTTTACCACCATGTTCTATACCTATATCAAGGTTAAAGAACGGGTCGAGATCAGTGCTTTTGAGAAAAAGGTAGCAACAATTGCCAATGCCTATGAAGGTGAGCGGCTGAAAGAGTTTGGCTACACCTTTCGCTATTTTCTGCAGCCTGTGCAGGATATACACCTCCATTCTAACTTACGCTATGAGGCAGAAGCACCCGGTAACCCCATCAACATCTATATTTTTACGGTTGTCGCTATGCTGATCCTGCTGATTGCCTCTCTGAATTATGTTAATCTAACAACGGCTCAATCAGCCAACCGGGCTAAGGAAGTTGGGGTAAGGAAGGTAATAGGTGCAGCTAAAAGCTCCCTGTTTGTACAGTTTGTGTTTGAAACCATCATACTCACAGCCATTGCACTGCTACTGGCCCTGCTTATTGTATTGGTGAGCCGCCCTTTGTTCGAAGCCATATCCGGTCAGACCATCAGCCTGCAGCAAATTTTCAGCTTTGAGTTTGTGGCAGGCCTGCTGGGGCTAACCCTGATTTTGGGTATTGCGGCGGCGGTTTACCCGGCCTTGTTTTTATCATCCTACCAGCCGGTAAAGGTATTGAAAGGCAGTCTTGGCATGGGGTCGAGGGGAGCATCTCTGCGCAAGGTGCTGGTGGTATGCCAGTTTAGCATTTCCCTAATGCTGATTGTAGGGACCATGATGGTGTACAGGCAGCTGAATTTTATGAAAGATCAGCAGCTTGGATTTGAAAAAGAGCAAATGCTTGTGCTGCCGGTGCGTGGAGCCTCCATTGAAGACAATTATCAGCAGATCAAAAATGAATTTCAGAGTCATTCATCTATCATAAGCGCAACCAGCTCTGCTTTTATACCGGGAGAGGAGATGGCTAATTTCAGTACTTCTTTATTAGGAGTAGCCGATGATAAAAGCCAGTCGATGTTTTACCTTTTTGTAGATGCAGATTTTTTAAAAACCTACGGCATAGAGATGGTAGCTGGCCGTTCCCTGGATGGAGAGATCCAGTCAGATGCAGAAAGCGGGTTTCTGGTCAATGAAAAGGCAGTTGCGGCATTTGGCTGGGCTAATCCAGAAGAAGCAATCGGCCAAAAGATGTCAGCTGGTTTTGGCAGGGAAGGGGAGATCATAGGGGTTTATAAAGATTTCCATTACCGCTCCCTGCAGGCACCCATAGAACCGCTGGTCATGGCCATACTCCCCAGCCAGTTCAGCTACATCAGCCTGAAGATGAAAACCAGTGACATAGGTTCAACAATGGCATTTGTGGAGCAGAAATGGAAGGAGCTTTATCCGCAAAATCCATATGAGTATGCATTCCTGGATGAGGAGTTTAACAAGCAGTATGAGGCAGATGAAAAAATAGGCCAGACCTTTATGGCTTTTACCGGTATTGCTATTTTCATTGCCTGCCTGGGTTTGTTTGGCCTGGCTACATTTATTGCACAGCAGCGCACCAAAGAGATTGGCGTTCGCAAAGTGCTGGGCGCTTCTGTTACCAGCATCGTGGCATTGCTTTCCAAAGATTTCGTTAAGCTCATCCTGATTTCATTTGTCATCGCCACACCGCTGTCTTACCTGCTGATCAGCAAGTGGCTGGAAAATTTTGCCTCCCGCATCTCCATTGGATGGACCACCTTTGCCATTGCCGGCGTTACCATCCTGCTGATTGCCCTGCTTACAGTAAGTTTTCAATCCCTGAAAGCAGCGCTGGCCAACCCGGTGAAGAATTTGAGGAGCGAGTGA
- a CDS encoding putative lipoprotein, whose protein sequence is MKHLILSILVLLSSTTYAVAGKCFTDKPATEPISQSLPRFEKLQVGPLVNVVLQEGETEHIRIEYEGVSPEKINYFVKGNKLSIYLDDAKFTVKSEEVVKDGHSQKLPVYRDVKITAYVTYTNLKSIQISGEETLSCDDALSSKKFRIRQFGETRVELASLETGRLKVQSFGENRLTIRNGVSNVQSYRLFGENRINTENMAGYKISTSMFGESSLNVYASDEISLWAFGEVKMQYSGDPQLNRFVLGVSSINKR, encoded by the coding sequence ATGAAACATCTCATCCTATCCATTTTAGTACTGCTTTCTTCAACCACTTATGCCGTGGCAGGCAAGTGCTTTACAGACAAGCCTGCTACTGAACCTATTTCACAATCTTTACCCCGTTTTGAAAAACTACAGGTAGGGCCGCTGGTGAATGTGGTGTTGCAGGAGGGCGAAACTGAACACATCCGCATTGAATATGAAGGGGTATCTCCAGAAAAGATCAATTATTTTGTGAAGGGAAATAAACTTAGCATTTACCTGGATGATGCGAAGTTTACTGTTAAAAGCGAGGAAGTTGTAAAAGACGGCCACAGTCAAAAGCTGCCTGTTTACAGAGATGTGAAAATAACGGCTTATGTAACCTACACCAATTTGAAGAGCATCCAGATCAGCGGTGAAGAAACGCTAAGCTGCGATGATGCCCTAAGCAGTAAAAAATTCAGGATCCGCCAATTTGGCGAAACCCGGGTGGAGCTGGCCTCCCTGGAAACCGGCCGCCTGAAAGTCCAGTCTTTCGGAGAAAACAGGCTAACGATCCGGAATGGTGTGTCAAATGTACAGTCTTACCGCCTGTTCGGTGAAAACAGGATCAATACGGAAAACATGGCCGGCTATAAGATCTCAACAAGTATGTTTGGCGAAAGTAGCCTGAATGTATATGCCAGCGACGAAATCAGCCTCTGGGCTTTTGGAGAGGTAAAGATGCAGTATTCAGGAGATCCCCAGCTGAACAGGTTTGTATTGGGCGTTTCTTCCATCAACAAAAGATAA